Proteins encoded within one genomic window of Gloeocapsa sp. DLM2.Bin57:
- a CDS encoding glutaminyl-peptide cyclotransferase, which produces MSLNKIIWLVAIILLCALGIIFFSTSAASKTYSYTIINTYPHDEQAFTQGLIYHQGQLYESTGLRGESSLRRVELTTGKVLQIHHLPPPYFGEGLALWDDQLIQLTWQEYTGFVYDSDSFEIRQRFNYDTEGWGLTNDEQYLIMSDGSDLLYYLDPGTFEVVKTLQVRDGSLTITRLNELEYINGEIWANIWGSNCLARISPQTGKVKAWVNLQGLRPTSLVANPQAVLNGIAYAPESDRLFVTGKLWPTLFEIKLTPGLKGQICF; this is translated from the coding sequence ATGTCTTTAAATAAAATTATTTGGTTAGTAGCAATAATTTTACTTTGCGCTTTGGGTATTATTTTCTTTTCTACCTCAGCAGCAAGCAAAACCTATAGCTACACTATTATTAACACTTATCCCCACGATGAACAAGCTTTTACCCAGGGTTTAATCTATCACCAAGGTCAACTCTACGAAAGTACAGGATTAAGAGGAGAATCATCCCTACGTCGCGTTGAGTTAACCACAGGGAAAGTTCTGCAAATTCATCACCTACCACCTCCCTATTTCGGCGAAGGGTTAGCCTTATGGGATGACCAACTTATTCAGCTTACTTGGCAAGAATATACAGGTTTTGTCTATGATTCCGATAGCTTCGAGATTCGACAACGCTTTAACTATGATACCGAAGGTTGGGGTTTAACCAATGATGAGCAATATTTAATCATGAGTGATGGTTCGGATCTTCTCTACTATCTTGATCCTGGAACTTTTGAGGTAGTTAAAACTCTACAAGTGCGCGATGGTAGTCTAACTATTACTAGACTTAACGAACTCGAATATATTAACGGTGAAATTTGGGCAAATATTTGGGGAAGTAATTGTCTAGCTAGAATATCTCCCCAAACAGGTAAAGTTAAAGCCTGGGTTAATCTCCAAGGTTTACGCCCTACTTCTCTAGTAGCTAATCCTCAAGCAGTACTTAATGGTATAGCTTACGCACCAGAAAGCGATCGCCTTTTTGTCACTGGTAAACTTTGGCCCACTTTATTTGAGATTAAATTAACACCAGGTTTAAAAGGACAAATCTGTTTTTAG
- a CDS encoding translation initiation factor IF-2: MNHDKVRIYDLSKELNIDNKEVLEICAQLNITVKSHSSTITEAQAKEIIAKAEQIRSQQLSSSVMVEEQNPEQANSKKQQILAIHHKQYSEQATSDTTTRDLSLTPPPRLPKHESTSAESMSSVSPNPKDEQSESTTAETSSHLLQPPVRPEKPKPQVKPITKKPSQTSEEKKEVSPKQKPTVEKPRETVESEVDKPEPKAKIKVRPRTKPELPSEKTREESSTPPIRLARPQLNKPTKIKPVEGIDPDLEDLDTDSVDDEKQIGETDEIILLEKPKRNKITKPEKAKVWEEDDDESKAKSGKAPTKNKRRSNVIEEDEDLDTLLEETDLSSGVMNLAIARPPKPKSDTPAAVAKPNPGPKVKKAGEKTEKRGETKEIKATEPEKPEEISISGSLTVRSLADLLKISETDIIKNLFFQGIAVNITETLELETAKQVAEEFGVRVLTPTLESSAAKSTEMLDVDDLENLVRRPPVVTIMGHVDHGKTTLLDSIRQTKVAQGEAGGITQHIGAYHVDVEHNGETQQVVFLDTPGHEAFTAMRARGTRVTDIAILVVAADDGVQPQTREAISHAKAAEVPIVVAINKIDKIEANQDRIKQELAELDLVPEEWGGETIMVPVSALKGENLDTLLDMILLVAEVAELSANPDRLAKGTIIEAHLDRAKGPVATLLVQNGTLQVGDVILAGSVFGRIRAMIDDRGDKVEKASPSFAVEILGLNQVPAAGDEFEVFASEKEARQMAEARQDEDRQTRLQQSLASRRVSLTTFSEQAREGQLKELNLILKGDVQGSVEAIVSSLQQLPQNEVQLRILLASAGEVTETDVDLAAASGAVIIGFNTTLASGSRSAADREGVDIREYNIIYKLLDDIQGAMEGLLDPEEIEEELGTAEVRAIFPVGRGSVAGCYILSGKVIRNRLLRVRRQQEVIYQGNLDSLKRMKEDAKEVNAGYECGIGSNKFNDWKVGDIIEVYQMVMKRRTLSQN; this comes from the coding sequence ATGAACCACGACAAAGTCAGAATTTACGATTTATCAAAAGAATTGAATATAGATAACAAAGAAGTTTTAGAAATTTGTGCTCAGCTTAACATCACAGTTAAAAGTCACAGTAGTACAATAACAGAAGCCCAAGCTAAAGAAATTATAGCTAAAGCAGAACAAATTCGCAGCCAACAGCTATCTTCCTCAGTTATGGTAGAAGAACAAAATCCAGAACAGGCAAACAGTAAAAAACAGCAAATTTTAGCAATCCACCATAAACAGTATTCAGAGCAAGCAACATCAGATACAACAACAAGAGATTTAAGCTTGACACCACCACCGCGCTTACCCAAACATGAATCAACCTCAGCAGAGTCAATGTCTTCTGTCTCCCCAAATCCTAAAGATGAACAGTCAGAATCAACAACAGCAGAAACATCTTCTCATCTACTTCAACCACCTGTCAGACCAGAAAAACCCAAACCACAAGTTAAACCGATAACTAAAAAACCTAGCCAAACATCAGAAGAAAAGAAAGAAGTATCCCCAAAACAAAAACCAACTGTAGAAAAACCTAGAGAAACAGTAGAATCAGAAGTAGATAAACCAGAACCTAAGGCTAAAATTAAGGTTAGACCGAGAACTAAACCAGAACTTCCTTCAGAAAAAACTAGAGAAGAAAGTTCAACTCCACCTATAAGGTTGGCTAGACCTCAGTTAAATAAACCAACGAAAATTAAACCGGTTGAAGGAATAGATCCTGATTTAGAAGATCTAGACACAGATTCAGTAGATGATGAAAAACAAATCGGAGAAACAGATGAGATAATCTTACTAGAAAAACCCAAGCGCAATAAAATAACTAAACCTGAAAAAGCCAAAGTCTGGGAAGAAGATGATGATGAAAGTAAAGCAAAATCAGGTAAAGCGCCAACTAAAAATAAACGACGTTCTAACGTCATCGAAGAAGATGAGGATCTAGATACTCTTCTTGAGGAAACAGACTTGTCATCAGGGGTTATGAATCTGGCGATCGCCCGTCCCCCCAAACCCAAGTCAGACACACCAGCAGCTGTCGCTAAACCAAATCCTGGTCCTAAAGTCAAAAAAGCAGGAGAAAAAACTGAAAAACGTGGCGAAACCAAAGAAATCAAAGCAACAGAGCCTGAAAAACCAGAAGAAATAAGCATTTCAGGTAGCCTAACCGTTAGAAGTTTAGCAGACCTGCTCAAAATCTCAGAAACCGACATCATTAAAAACCTCTTTTTCCAAGGAATCGCCGTTAATATTACCGAAACCCTAGAACTAGAAACCGCCAAACAAGTAGCCGAAGAATTTGGGGTAAGAGTACTCACTCCCACCCTCGAAAGTAGCGCTGCTAAATCTACAGAAATGTTAGACGTAGATGACCTAGAAAATCTCGTCAGACGCCCTCCTGTAGTAACGATTATGGGTCACGTAGATCATGGTAAAACTACCCTACTAGACTCTATACGTCAAACTAAGGTAGCACAGGGAGAGGCAGGGGGAATTACCCAACATATCGGCGCTTATCATGTAGATGTAGAGCACAACGGCGAAACACAGCAGGTAGTGTTTTTAGATACACCAGGTCACGAAGCCTTTACAGCCATGCGCGCTAGAGGCACAAGAGTAACCGATATAGCTATCTTAGTCGTAGCAGCAGACGATGGAGTACAACCCCAAACCAGGGAAGCAATCAGCCACGCTAAAGCAGCAGAAGTACCCATAGTCGTAGCGATTAATAAAATCGATAAAATCGAAGCGAATCAAGACCGCATCAAACAAGAACTAGCCGAATTAGATCTTGTCCCGGAAGAATGGGGGGGAGAAACCATTATGGTTCCAGTTAGCGCCCTCAAAGGAGAAAACCTCGATACTCTACTTGACATGATTCTACTCGTAGCAGAAGTAGCTGAACTCTCCGCTAACCCCGATCGCCTCGCTAAAGGAACAATCATCGAAGCCCATCTAGACCGCGCCAAAGGACCAGTAGCAACCCTATTAGTCCAAAATGGCACACTGCAAGTAGGAGATGTCATCCTAGCAGGGTCAGTATTTGGCAGAATTAGAGCCATGATCGACGATCGCGGTGATAAAGTAGAAAAAGCTAGCCCCTCTTTTGCCGTAGAAATACTCGGACTCAATCAAGTACCCGCAGCAGGAGATGAGTTTGAAGTCTTCGCTAGTGAAAAAGAAGCCCGTCAAATGGCTGAAGCTAGACAAGATGAAGACCGTCAAACACGCTTACAACAAAGTCTCGCTTCTCGTCGCGTCAGTCTGACTACCTTCTCAGAACAAGCTAGAGAGGGACAACTCAAAGAACTTAACCTCATCCTTAAAGGAGACGTTCAAGGCTCAGTAGAAGCGATCGTCAGCTCTCTCCAACAACTACCTCAAAATGAAGTGCAATTGCGCATCCTTCTAGCCTCAGCAGGAGAAGTGACCGAAACTGATGTAGATTTAGCAGCAGCTAGCGGCGCAGTTATCATCGGTTTTAACACCACCCTAGCTAGTGGTTCTCGTAGCGCAGCTGACCGAGAAGGAGTAGATATCCGAGAATACAATATTATCTATAAACTTCTCGATGATATACAAGGAGCGATGGAAGGACTACTAGACCCCGAAGAAATAGAAGAAGAACTCGGAACAGCCGAAGTACGCGCCATCTTCCCTGTAGGTCGTGGTTCAGTAGCAGGTTGTTATATCCTCTCGGGTAAAGTGATTCGTAACCGTCTCTTGCGTGTACGTCGTCAACAAGAGGTCATCTATCAAGGTAATCTCGATTCCCTAAAACGGATGAAAGAAGACGCCAAAGAAGTCAACGCGGGTTATGAATGCGGTATAGGCTCAAATAAATTCAACGACTGGAAAGTAGGCGATATCATCGAAGTCTATCAGATGGTCATGAAGCGCCGCACCTTATCCCAGAACTAG
- a CDS encoding YlxR family protein, which produces MKPNYRRCLSCRQIAPKESFWRIIKVYPSQEVKLDQGMGRSAYLCPQETCLRAAQQKNRLAKALKTSVPAEIYQQLWQRLETN; this is translated from the coding sequence ATGAAGCCCAATTACAGACGCTGTTTAAGTTGTCGTCAAATCGCTCCGAAAGAATCATTCTGGAGAATCATCAAAGTCTATCCCTCTCAAGAGGTAAAATTAGATCAAGGGATGGGACGTTCAGCTTATCTCTGCCCCCAGGAAACCTGCCTGCGGGCAGCACAACAAAAAAATCGTCTCGCTAAAGCACTGAAAACATCAGTACCAGCTGAGATTTATCAACAACTATGGCAAAGACTAGAAACAAATTAA
- the nusA gene encoding transcription termination factor NusA translates to MSLVTLPGLQAMIEQISQTHNLPKSSVQDALREALLKGYERYRRAQNLEGSQFNDEYFDNFEVELDTEEEGFRILSTKKIVTEVIDNDHHISLQEVQEVEKEAQLGDEVVLDVTPPQAEFGRMAAIQTKQVLLQKLRDQQRKLIQEEYQEIENTVLQAKVLRFERQSVIMSVASGFGQPEVEAELPKREQLPNDNYRANSLFKVYLKKVREGSHRGPQLIVSRSDASLVVYLFANEVPEIEEEVVRIVAVAREANPPSRHVGPRTKIAVDTLERDVDPVGACIGSKGSRIQAVVNELKGEKIDVIRWSPDPTIYIANALSPAKVDTVSLINPDERQALVLVPENQLSLAIGKEGQNVRLAARLTGWKIDIKETKQYQSELAQSSPEE, encoded by the coding sequence ATGTCATTGGTCACTTTACCTGGTTTACAGGCAATGATTGAACAAATCAGTCAAACCCACAATTTACCCAAATCTTCAGTACAGGACGCTCTTAGAGAAGCCCTACTCAAAGGTTATGAAAGGTATCGTCGCGCCCAAAATCTCGAAGGATCTCAATTCAACGACGAATATTTTGATAACTTTGAAGTAGAATTAGACACAGAAGAAGAAGGCTTTAGAATACTCTCCACCAAAAAAATAGTCACCGAAGTAATTGACAACGATCATCATATCTCCCTACAGGAAGTACAAGAAGTAGAAAAAGAAGCCCAACTAGGAGACGAAGTAGTTTTAGACGTTACCCCACCACAAGCAGAATTTGGACGCATGGCAGCGATTCAAACCAAACAAGTACTCTTACAAAAACTACGAGATCAACAAAGAAAACTGATCCAAGAAGAATATCAAGAGATCGAAAACACCGTTTTACAAGCCAAAGTCTTACGCTTTGAAAGACAATCAGTAATTATGTCTGTAGCTAGTGGTTTTGGTCAACCCGAAGTAGAAGCAGAACTACCCAAAAGAGAACAACTCCCTAACGACAACTATAGAGCTAACTCCTTATTCAAGGTATATCTCAAAAAAGTTAGAGAAGGCTCTCACCGTGGACCACAACTAATCGTCTCTAGATCTGACGCTAGTTTAGTAGTGTATTTATTTGCTAATGAAGTACCAGAGATAGAAGAAGAAGTTGTACGCATAGTAGCAGTAGCCAGAGAAGCTAACCCACCTTCGCGCCACGTAGGACCGCGCACCAAAATAGCTGTAGATACACTAGAAAGAGACGTAGATCCCGTAGGAGCTTGTATAGGCTCAAAAGGCTCACGTATTCAAGCAGTAGTAAACGAACTAAAAGGAGAAAAAATAGACGTTATTCGTTGGTCACCAGATCCTACTATCTACATCGCTAACGCCCTAAGTCCTGCTAAAGTAGATACAGTGAGCTTGATTAATCCCGATGAACGTCAAGCACTAGTACTAGTACCAGAAAATCAACTGAGTCTAGCTATAGGGAAAGAAGGACAAAATGTGCGTTTAGCAGCTCGTTTAACAGGGTGGAAAATCGATATCAAAGAAACCAAACAATATCAATCAGAATTAGCTCAATCGTCACCAGAAGAATGA
- the rimP gene encoding ribosome maturation factor RimP gives MTHPIVPDIMALATPIASQLGLEVVEVVFQTNRRPPVLRVDIRNLTDKTGLDDCEKMSRALEQLLDESNLIEGSYVLEVSSPGTSRILTTDREFIAFKGFDVIIKAHTPWSEPKQWRGKLQGRDETQIYLNQKGKSIALPRENIVKVQLDDQA, from the coding sequence ATGACTCATCCTATAGTACCTGACATTATGGCTTTAGCCACCCCAATTGCCTCACAATTAGGTTTAGAAGTAGTAGAAGTTGTTTTTCAAACCAATCGACGTCCACCAGTTCTACGTGTAGATATACGTAATCTAACCGACAAGACAGGATTAGATGATTGTGAAAAAATGAGTAGAGCCTTAGAGCAACTACTAGATGAAAGTAATCTTATCGAGGGTTCATACGTATTAGAAGTTTCTAGTCCAGGAACTTCGAGAATTTTAACCACAGATAGGGAATTTATCGCCTTTAAAGGCTTTGACGTCATTATTAAAGCCCACACCCCCTGGAGCGAGCCAAAACAATGGCGTGGTAAACTACAAGGAAGAGACGAAACCCAAATCTATCTCAATCAAAAAGGTAAATCAATTGCGCTACCCCGAGAAAACATCGTCAAAGTCCAACTAGATGATCAAGCTTAA
- a CDS encoding 6-pyruvoyl tetrahydropterin synthase encodes MDCIIHRRAQFSASHRYWLPELDEQENLRLFGAGSNFPGHGHNYVLYVSLGGNLDQYGMVQNLSVVKKVIKQEITEQLDYSYLNQVWSEFSETLPTTENIARVIWQRLAPHLPLVNIQLFEHPELWADYQGKGMEASLTVKTHFSAAHRLALNELSYEENSEIYGKCARPHGHGHNYHLEVSVTGEIDSRTGMLVDLGKLQAVINDYIVEPFDHTFLNKDIPYFAKVVPTAENIAVYIAQTLQGPIAAVGAELAKVKLIESPNNSCEIYCKKSSSITLPSQELVKI; translated from the coding sequence ATGGACTGTATTATTCATCGTCGTGCTCAGTTTTCAGCCAGTCATCGCTATTGGTTGCCAGAACTAGATGAACAGGAAAATCTGAGACTTTTTGGGGCGGGTAGTAATTTTCCAGGACATGGACATAATTACGTTCTCTATGTTTCCCTAGGAGGCAATTTAGACCAATATGGTATGGTTCAAAATCTATCCGTGGTCAAAAAGGTCATTAAACAGGAAATAACTGAGCAACTAGATTATAGTTATCTTAATCAAGTTTGGTCTGAGTTTAGCGAAACTCTACCAACAACGGAAAATATCGCTAGAGTGATTTGGCAAAGGTTAGCCCCCCATCTCCCTTTAGTTAATATTCAATTGTTTGAACATCCAGAACTTTGGGCTGATTATCAAGGAAAAGGCATGGAAGCATCTTTAACAGTAAAAACTCATTTTAGTGCGGCGCATCGTTTGGCTCTTAATGAGCTAAGTTATGAGGAGAATTCCGAAATCTATGGTAAATGTGCTCGTCCTCATGGACATGGACATAATTATCATCTAGAGGTGTCTGTAACAGGAGAAATTGACTCGCGTACTGGTATGTTGGTAGATTTGGGTAAGTTACAGGCAGTGATTAATGATTATATCGTTGAGCCTTTTGACCATACTTTCCTGAATAAAGATATCCCTTATTTTGCTAAGGTAGTACCTACAGCAGAAAATATAGCTGTCTATATTGCCCAAACTTTACAAGGTCCGATCGCTGCAGTCGGGGCTGAGTTGGCTAAGGTCAAATTAATCGAAAGTCCTAATAACTCTTGTGAAATTTATTGTAAAAAATCTAGCTCTATAACCTTACCTAGTCAAGAATTGGTCAAGATTTGA
- a CDS encoding aminopeptidase N, whose amino-acid sequence MTQILQPQPIFLKDYQSPDYLIPRVNLEFNLDSEQTIVRSNLSLKRNQNTPENAPLVLNGGDKLLLVEVKLNGLKLEPNNYKITESNLIIPDVPQAFTLEITTKINPAANQSGSGLYQSNGNFCTQMEPEGFRRVTFFLDRPDVMSIYTTKIIGDKNTLPILLSNGNLSAEGDLEGGLHYATWQDPFPKPCYLFALVAGNLGVVRDSFVTKSGREIAIAIYVDPGNETRCQHAINSLKKAMKWDEDVFNLEYDLDQFMIVAVNDFNAGAMENKGLNIFNASLVLADPQTATDDNFLRIESVVAHEFFHNWTGNRVTCRDWFQLTLKEGLTVFRDQLFSADLNSPAVQRIHEAKFIKIVQFAEDSGPNSHPIRPQSYIEINNFYTSTVYDKGSEVIRMIQTLIGPKLFAAGIAKYFELYDGQAVTTEDFLNAMHLASGLDFTQFQRWYDQAGTPICAVELVFDQEQATCELIVEQSCPPTPGQEEKLPFYFPLSIGLLAPDGSEIPLVLSNQSLGTTTNLVIKEQKQRFLWTEVKEKPVPSLLRNFSAPVKLQYDYTLEELLHLLSYDTDLVTRYEAAQRLTHQAISSLENDSEVAVDVEKIVTAFAGLIGDSSLDAAFRAEVLTMPPLSAIVESMNPIDYERADRGREALITILAKGTYETLVKTFGELLPSLEGAYSIQPEVMGKRALKNTILGYLTRIDQDFFDLTFSQLVKATNMTDEYAALRILVNYESEKTQEGLRLWQEKWHDEPLVMNKWFQAQASSRLASVSMVTVLANNPYFDKYNPNKLRVLYRSFASNPLAFHKVNGEGYQLIANKMIEIDSYNSNIAANLATCFYQYQKLDSVRKELMRNNLTRIVNSEGISPGVYEIISKTLGDK is encoded by the coding sequence ATGACTCAAATCTTACAACCTCAACCTATTTTTCTGAAAGATTATCAATCACCTGATTATCTCATCCCTAGGGTAAATCTTGAATTTAATCTTGATTCTGAGCAAACTATTGTGCGCTCAAATCTAAGCCTTAAGCGCAATCAAAACACCCCTGAGAATGCACCACTTGTTTTAAACGGTGGAGATAAATTATTACTGGTAGAAGTAAAACTTAATGGCCTAAAATTAGAACCCAATAATTATAAAATCACAGAAAGTAATCTCATTATTCCCGATGTTCCCCAAGCTTTTACTCTGGAAATAACCACCAAAATTAATCCCGCTGCTAATCAATCAGGATCTGGACTTTATCAATCTAATGGTAATTTTTGTACGCAAATGGAACCTGAAGGTTTTCGCAGAGTAACATTTTTTCTAGATCGTCCTGATGTTATGAGTATTTATACAACGAAAATTATTGGTGATAAAAATACTCTACCTATTCTCCTTTCTAATGGTAATTTGAGCGCCGAAGGTGATTTAGAAGGAGGACTTCACTACGCCACTTGGCAAGATCCCTTCCCTAAACCTTGTTATTTATTTGCTTTGGTAGCGGGTAACTTAGGGGTGGTTAGAGATTCTTTTGTGACTAAAAGTGGACGAGAAATAGCGATCGCCATTTATGTAGATCCAGGCAATGAAACACGTTGTCAACACGCTATTAACTCCCTGAAAAAAGCGATGAAATGGGATGAAGATGTCTTTAACCTAGAATACGATTTAGATCAATTTATGATCGTTGCTGTTAATGATTTTAATGCAGGGGCGATGGAAAATAAGGGCTTAAACATCTTCAACGCTTCTTTAGTACTTGCTGATCCTCAAACTGCTACTGATGACAATTTTCTCAGAATTGAAAGCGTAGTAGCTCATGAATTTTTCCACAATTGGACAGGAAATCGGGTAACTTGTCGTGATTGGTTTCAACTCACCCTCAAAGAAGGGTTGACAGTTTTTCGAGATCAATTGTTTTCTGCTGATCTCAATTCTCCTGCGGTTCAACGTATCCACGAAGCTAAGTTTATCAAAATCGTTCAATTTGCCGAAGATTCTGGACCCAATTCTCATCCTATTAGACCACAATCTTATATCGAAATCAATAATTTCTACACTTCTACAGTCTATGATAAGGGTTCAGAAGTGATTAGAATGATACAAACCTTAATTGGACCAAAGTTATTCGCCGCAGGTATTGCTAAGTATTTTGAGTTATACGACGGACAAGCAGTCACTACTGAAGATTTTCTCAATGCTATGCACTTAGCTTCTGGTCTAGATTTTACTCAGTTTCAACGTTGGTATGATCAAGCGGGTACTCCTATTTGTGCAGTAGAACTTGTTTTTGATCAAGAACAAGCTACCTGTGAACTAATTGTAGAGCAATCCTGTCCCCCAACTCCAGGTCAAGAGGAAAAATTACCTTTTTATTTCCCTTTGTCTATCGGTTTGCTAGCCCCTGATGGTAGTGAGATACCTTTAGTTTTGTCTAATCAATCTCTGGGAACAACGACAAATTTAGTCATTAAAGAACAAAAACAGCGTTTTCTCTGGACAGAAGTTAAAGAAAAGCCTGTTCCCTCTCTTTTACGCAATTTTTCTGCTCCTGTTAAGCTCCAGTATGATTATACTCTCGAAGAGTTGCTCCACCTTCTTAGCTATGATACAGATTTAGTAACTCGTTATGAAGCAGCCCAAAGACTAACTCATCAGGCTATTTCTTCCCTAGAAAACGATTCTGAGGTTGCTGTTGATGTTGAAAAGATTGTTACTGCTTTTGCAGGTTTAATCGGTGATTCTAGTCTAGATGCTGCTTTTCGTGCTGAAGTACTCACTATGCCACCTTTAAGCGCTATTGTTGAATCTATGAACCCTATTGACTACGAAAGGGCTGATCGAGGACGTGAAGCTTTGATAACAATTTTAGCTAAAGGAACATACGAAACTCTGGTTAAAACTTTTGGAGAACTTTTGCCTAGTTTAGAGGGTGCATACTCTATCCAACCAGAAGTTATGGGTAAACGGGCTTTGAAAAATACTATTTTAGGTTATCTTACTCGTATTGATCAGGACTTTTTTGACTTGACTTTTTCTCAATTAGTAAAAGCAACTAATATGACTGATGAGTACGCAGCTTTAAGGATTTTAGTTAATTATGAGTCAGAAAAGACACAAGAAGGTCTTCGGTTGTGGCAAGAAAAATGGCATGATGAACCGTTGGTTATGAATAAGTGGTTTCAGGCTCAAGCTTCTTCTCGCTTAGCGTCTGTATCAATGGTTACAGTATTGGCAAATAATCCCTATTTTGATAAGTACAATCCTAACAAACTGAGAGTTCTCTACAGAAGTTTTGCTAGTAATCCTCTGGCTTTTCATAAGGTTAATGGAGAAGGTTATCAGTTAATTGCCAATAAGATGATTGAGATAGATAGCTATAACAGCAATATCGCTGCGAATTTGGCTACTTGTTTTTATCAATATCAAAAGCTAGATTCAGTAAGAAAAGAGTTGATGAGGAATAACTTGACTAGAATTGTTAATTCTGAGGGTATTTCACCTGGTGTTTATGAAATTATTTCTAAAACTTTAGGGGATAAATAA
- a CDS encoding tetratricopeptide repeat protein, with translation MKQQLIVLLTSLVLTNVLMVRKIEANSGEQEALKRYNQGVEQLELANYREAIANFNAAIKLNPDQAQAYYNRGYAQHRLGDYQGAIADYREAIKLNPELVEAYANRCYGLYVLEEYEEAIAMCTKAINLDSNNANYYLNRGNAYDDLGEYQLALEDYQQGLKIEPTNEILFYNQGLVYNRLEETTEAIDSYTNSIDLAPEFPQAYYNRGISYLKIGESELGITDLRKAQELFAEQGKQENYKRVKDLLTILARDQ, from the coding sequence CTGAAACAACAATTAATAGTGCTCTTAACTAGTTTAGTATTAACTAATGTCTTGATGGTTAGGAAAATAGAGGCTAACTCGGGAGAGCAGGAGGCTTTAAAACGTTATAATCAGGGAGTAGAGCAGCTAGAATTAGCTAATTATCGAGAAGCGATCGCTAATTTTAACGCAGCGATAAAACTAAATCCTGACCAAGCCCAAGCTTATTATAATCGAGGTTATGCTCAACATCGTTTAGGTGATTATCAAGGGGCGATCGCTGATTATAGAGAAGCGATTAAATTAAATCCAGAGTTAGTGGAAGCTTATGCTAATCGTTGTTATGGGTTGTACGTCTTGGAGGAGTACGAAGAGGCGATCGCGATGTGTACAAAAGCCATTAATTTAGATAGCAATAATGCTAATTATTATCTCAATCGAGGTAATGCTTATGATGATTTAGGAGAGTATCAATTAGCTTTAGAAGACTATCAACAAGGACTAAAAATTGAGCCAACCAATGAAATACTATTTTATAATCAAGGCTTGGTTTATAATCGCTTAGAGGAGACAACAGAGGCGATAGACAGTTATACCAATAGTATAGATTTAGCCCCAGAATTTCCTCAAGCTTACTATAATCGAGGTATTAGCTATCTCAAGATAGGGGAATCAGAGTTAGGTATCACCGACTTACGTAAAGCCCAAGAATTATTTGCCGAACAAGGAAAGCAAGAGAATTACAAGAGGGTCAAAGATTTATTAACAATTTTAGCCCGAGATCAGTAA
- a CDS encoding ssl1498 family light-harvesting-like protein, with protein MPYTTEDGGRLNNFAKEPKVYQSEPPTQTEKRNYIILGGLALVFVIGIIFVAFAVSNIN; from the coding sequence ATGCCTTATACTACAGAAGATGGTGGCAGACTGAATAATTTTGCTAAAGAACCTAAAGTATATCAGAGTGAACCACCAACTCAAACTGAAAAACGCAATTATATTATCTTGGGAGGTTTAGCCCTAGTTTTCGTCATTGGTATTATTTTCGTGGCTTTTGCCGTCTCCAATATCAATTAA